Proteins encoded within one genomic window of Chitinophaga parva:
- a CDS encoding metallophosphoesterase, with the protein MRGIKLALSVLGIVGGISVSRAQTPDDSVLQRIILIGDAGELKNGHHPVVDALKGKVDFSNPHNTVIYLGDNVYPLGLPDESSASYPAARSILDYQVSLVKGTESRAIFIPGNHDWKRSKPDGWNTVKNQQQYIDSLNLPNVSFFPKDGCPGPVPVPIGDNIIVLLFDSEWWLFPYDKPDEKSDCECKSKNEVLAVVNDIAKRNPRKIIVFASHHPFRSYGPHGGNYTLKQHIFPLTDLKPGLYIPLPVIGSIYPLVRGVFGTLEDLPNTTYQEMVTGVEEALADHGPVIFVSGHDHTLQYIEDKKNFYIVSGAGAKQNRVRKGPGSEFASNENGFAMLEYMKDSTMRVRYFTVDDMQQPVFAKELFKYNGQGGREALPVPVPVLKPVITMPIDESYNKVGKSHRFWFGENYRTTWAAPVDFPVIHLDSMGLKPLKRGGGMQTYSLRLEDKNGEEWVLRSLKKYPERAIPEALRQTFAKDLVQDNMSSAMPYGPVAVARLAGAAGVPHANPRFVYLPDDTALGVYRDLANDVYLFEEREPGDHGKTLNTGDMLNKIWKDNDDQVNQKALLRARILDMYIADWDRHDDQWRWYVKKKSDGRKEYYPVPRDRDQGFYVNEGVVPRLVSRPYLLPRIQGFRSYFKDINGFNTSEAHIDRAQLNEMDEKDWSKATQQFVAIMTDSVLRNAVAAMPDTVQKLEGQGIYDKLVSRRARLEAATNKYYRFISKGVDVVGSHKNELFVLKRLPQGKLSVDAYKISKKDEVQQNLYSRVFDPAVTREVRVYGLGGEDRFVISGDDKTPIRIRLIGGKDTDTYIDSAHGRAGKKVLIYDLANRKDSFALDGADKKKLSNRPEVIRYDRLAFKYNKYTPLLAAGYNYDDGVSLGLGYQFITQGFRKAPFAARQTFAVTHSLLTKAWNFHYNGLFTDVIGRTDLELDARIRAPKNVQNFFGYGNETVFDKDDHKIYYYRSRYSLYSVNALLRNDLGPHVHVGYGPLVEHYGFDPDDNQDRFITDFTHNGLDSARVAQSKSYIGVGTLFQVDTRDRELLPTKGINWVTTLQGRHGWDHSTLNTATLKSDITFFASTRVPNRLTFVTRFGGGVIWGDYEYFQALTLSGNNNMRGYRNDRFAGRSLVYNNTELRLKLFDFRNYILPGTIGLIAFNDVGRVWVKDEVSHVWHDGYGGGIYFAPIDMFVLTASLAHSYDGNMFYASFGFKF; encoded by the coding sequence ATGCGAGGAATTAAGTTAGCGTTGAGTGTATTGGGAATTGTAGGCGGGATCAGTGTGTCCAGGGCGCAAACGCCCGACGACAGCGTGTTGCAGCGCATTATCCTCATTGGTGATGCCGGTGAGCTGAAGAACGGCCACCACCCCGTGGTGGATGCCCTGAAAGGAAAAGTGGACTTCAGCAACCCACATAATACCGTGATCTACCTGGGCGACAACGTGTACCCACTGGGCCTGCCAGACGAATCGTCTGCCAGCTACCCCGCGGCCAGGTCCATCCTGGACTACCAGGTAAGCCTGGTGAAGGGCACGGAGTCACGGGCCATCTTTATACCGGGCAACCATGACTGGAAACGGTCAAAGCCCGACGGCTGGAACACCGTAAAAAACCAGCAGCAATATATTGACTCCCTCAACCTGCCCAACGTTTCCTTCTTCCCGAAAGATGGCTGCCCCGGCCCGGTACCCGTGCCCATCGGGGACAATATCATTGTACTGCTGTTTGACAGTGAATGGTGGCTGTTCCCCTACGACAAGCCGGATGAAAAGTCCGACTGCGAATGCAAGTCAAAAAATGAAGTGCTGGCCGTGGTGAATGATATTGCCAAGCGCAATCCCCGCAAGATCATCGTGTTTGCATCCCATCACCCTTTCCGCAGCTATGGCCCGCATGGGGGTAACTACACCCTCAAGCAACATATTTTCCCGCTTACAGATCTGAAACCAGGCCTGTACATTCCCCTGCCGGTCATTGGCTCCATTTATCCCCTGGTCCGTGGTGTGTTTGGCACCCTGGAAGACCTGCCTAATACCACTTACCAGGAGATGGTCACCGGTGTGGAAGAAGCACTGGCAGATCATGGGCCGGTGATCTTCGTATCCGGCCATGATCATACCCTGCAGTACATTGAAGACAAAAAGAACTTCTACATTGTAAGCGGTGCGGGCGCCAAGCAAAACCGCGTGCGCAAAGGCCCTGGCAGCGAGTTTGCCAGTAATGAAAATGGTTTTGCCATGCTGGAATATATGAAAGACAGCACCATGCGGGTGCGTTATTTCACGGTAGACGATATGCAGCAGCCGGTATTTGCAAAGGAGCTTTTCAAATACAATGGCCAGGGTGGAAGGGAAGCCCTGCCAGTACCGGTGCCGGTGTTGAAGCCCGTGATCACCATGCCGATCGACGAAAGTTATAATAAGGTAGGTAAAAGCCATCGCTTCTGGTTTGGCGAAAACTACCGCACTACCTGGGCAGCGCCGGTAGATTTCCCCGTGATCCACCTGGACTCCATGGGCCTGAAACCCCTGAAACGGGGTGGTGGTATGCAAACGTATTCCCTGCGCCTGGAAGATAAAAACGGGGAGGAATGGGTGCTCCGCTCCCTGAAAAAGTATCCGGAACGCGCCATACCGGAAGCTTTGCGCCAAACCTTTGCCAAAGACCTGGTGCAGGATAACATGTCCAGCGCCATGCCCTACGGCCCGGTAGCCGTGGCCCGCCTGGCCGGTGCCGCCGGGGTGCCCCACGCTAATCCCCGCTTTGTATACCTGCCAGACGATACCGCCCTGGGCGTGTACCGGGACCTGGCCAATGATGTATATCTTTTTGAAGAGCGGGAGCCCGGTGACCACGGTAAAACCCTGAATACCGGCGACATGCTGAACAAGATCTGGAAGGATAACGATGACCAGGTGAACCAGAAAGCCTTGCTGCGCGCCCGCATACTGGACATGTACATTGCCGACTGGGACCGCCACGACGACCAGTGGCGCTGGTACGTAAAGAAAAAGAGCGATGGCCGTAAAGAATACTACCCCGTGCCCCGCGACCGTGACCAGGGCTTTTATGTAAATGAAGGAGTGGTGCCCCGCCTGGTATCCAGGCCTTACCTGTTGCCCCGCATCCAGGGCTTCCGCAGCTATTTCAAGGATATCAATGGTTTTAATACCAGCGAGGCCCATATAGACCGTGCCCAGCTCAATGAAATGGATGAGAAGGATTGGTCAAAAGCCACCCAACAATTTGTAGCCATCATGACGGATTCCGTGCTGCGCAATGCAGTAGCTGCCATGCCGGACACGGTGCAAAAACTGGAGGGGCAGGGTATCTACGATAAGCTGGTAAGCCGGCGCGCCAGGCTGGAAGCTGCTACCAATAAGTATTACCGGTTCATCTCCAAAGGGGTGGATGTGGTAGGCTCCCATAAAAATGAACTGTTCGTGCTAAAGCGCCTGCCCCAGGGCAAGCTGTCTGTAGATGCCTACAAGATCAGCAAGAAAGACGAAGTGCAGCAAAACCTGTATTCCCGCGTGTTTGATCCCGCGGTGACCAGGGAAGTGCGCGTGTATGGCCTGGGCGGCGAAGACCGTTTTGTTATAAGCGGGGATGATAAAACGCCCATCCGCATCCGCCTCATTGGCGGCAAGGATACTGATACCTACATTGACAGCGCCCATGGCCGGGCCGGTAAAAAAGTGCTGATCTATGACCTGGCAAACCGTAAGGACAGCTTTGCCCTGGATGGTGCGGATAAAAAGAAGCTGAGCAACCGCCCGGAAGTGATCCGCTATGACCGCCTGGCCTTTAAATACAACAAATACACGCCGCTGCTGGCAGCCGGTTATAATTATGATGATGGCGTGTCATTGGGCCTGGGCTACCAGTTCATTACGCAGGGTTTCCGTAAAGCGCCCTTTGCTGCCAGGCAAACGTTTGCGGTGACCCATTCCCTGCTTACCAAAGCCTGGAACTTCCACTACAACGGTCTCTTTACCGATGTAATAGGCCGTACAGACCTGGAGCTGGATGCCCGCATCCGCGCACCCAAGAACGTGCAGAACTTCTTTGGGTATGGCAACGAAACCGTGTTTGATAAAGACGATCACAAGATCTACTACTACCGCAGCCGCTACAGTTTATATTCCGTGAATGCCTTGCTGCGCAATGACCTGGGCCCGCATGTACATGTAGGCTATGGCCCGCTGGTGGAGCATTACGGTTTTGATCCGGATGATAACCAGGACCGCTTCATCACTGACTTTACCCACAACGGGCTGGACTCCGCAAGGGTGGCGCAAAGCAAGAGTTATATTGGTGTGGGCACTTTGTTCCAGGTAGATACGCGGGACAGGGAACTGTTACCCACCAAGGGCATCAACTGGGTAACCACCCTGCAGGGCCGCCACGGCTGGGATCACTCCACCCTGAACACAGCCACCCTGAAATCTGACATTACCTTTTTTGCCAGCACCCGTGTGCCTAACCGCCTTACGTTTGTAACCCGCTTTGGTGGTGGCGTGATCTGGGGCGACTACGAATACTTCCAGGCCCTGACCCTGAGCGGTAACAACAATATGCGCGGCTACCGCAACGACCGCTTTGCCGGCCGCAGCCTGGTGTATAACAACACGGAGCTCCGCCTTAAACTGTTCGACTTCCGCAATTATATCCTGCCCGGCACCATAGGCCTCATCGCCTTCAACGACGTAGGCCGTGTATGGGTAAAAGATGAAGTCTCCCACGTATGGCACGATGGCTATGGCGGCGGTATTTATTTTGCCCCCATAGACATGTTCGTGCTCACTGCCAGCCTCGCCCATTCTTACGACGGGAATATGTTTTATGCTTCGTTTGGGTTTAAGTTCTAG
- a CDS encoding SdiA-regulated domain-containing protein — protein MRYLPAVLLVVVFLGGCNNVNHDKNTDPTPATYDLANPQRYRVRESMQEISGLVYYQDEQHLVGQNDEEGRLYLMDIRADERYKHWKFAKSGDYEDVVYTGKDWVVLKSDGTLYVVDHMFTDSVASTPYAFPAEMPRQHEFEAAYYDPRTNHIVVLCKNCIEDKHLQRASAYQFDMATLTYDKQPVYQLDGSRIQQLAGQDIKRIRPSAAAIHPIEKRLYILASVNGLLVIADLDGKVQEVYPLRHSIYNQPEGLAFAPNGDMYISNESGAQTSASIMKLVYKPLKK, from the coding sequence ATGCGTTACCTCCCGGCTGTACTCCTCGTGGTGGTTTTTCTAGGTGGTTGTAATAATGTAAACCACGATAAGAACACCGATCCTACACCTGCCACTTATGATCTTGCAAATCCGCAGCGCTACCGCGTGCGGGAATCCATGCAGGAGATCTCCGGCCTTGTTTACTACCAGGATGAACAACACCTGGTAGGCCAGAACGATGAAGAAGGTCGCCTGTATTTAATGGATATCCGCGCGGATGAACGTTATAAACACTGGAAGTTTGCCAAGAGTGGCGATTATGAAGATGTGGTGTATACCGGTAAAGACTGGGTAGTGCTGAAAAGCGACGGCACCTTGTACGTAGTGGACCATATGTTTACAGACAGCGTGGCCTCCACGCCCTATGCCTTTCCGGCGGAAATGCCCCGCCAGCATGAGTTTGAGGCGGCCTATTATGATCCACGCACCAATCACATTGTGGTGTTGTGCAAGAACTGTATTGAAGATAAACATTTGCAAAGAGCCTCCGCTTACCAGTTTGACATGGCTACGCTCACCTACGACAAGCAGCCGGTGTACCAGCTGGATGGCAGCAGGATACAGCAGCTGGCCGGGCAGGACATCAAGCGCATCCGCCCGTCTGCGGCGGCTATTCATCCCATTGAAAAACGCCTGTACATACTGGCCTCTGTAAACGGGCTGCTGGTCATTGCGGACCTGGACGGCAAGGTACAGGAAGTATACCCGCTGCGGCACTCGATCTATAACCAACCCGAGGGACTTGCGTTTGCGCCGAATGGCGACATGTATATCTCCAATGAGAGTGGCGCACAAACCAGCGCCAGTATCATGAAACTTGTGTACAAGCCTTTAAAGAAATAA
- a CDS encoding Pycsar system effector family protein, which yields MEPGIIIAAAKQFITKQYAEHPHPTLVYHNLTHTQQVVKSAAQLAAHYHLSEEEMLTVMVAAWFHDIGYLYGEGTGHEARSAEMAHSFLTAQEVPEHIQLAVAGCILATQIPQQPKNLLEQIVCDADLSHLGSKDFKDRNKLLRHELALVQHKEFTGEEWTANSISFLENHTYHTAYANALLRPGKEENLEKLREKLAGKQAKHEKRLVALDNDVPALKAAVEKDDKGDKKDKKKDKPAKPDRGVETMFRTTSTNHIRLSSMADSKAHIMISVNSIIISVLLSVLFRKLDDYPSFIIPGLIFLATSVTTIVFSVLATRPNVSAGKFNKDDIEHQRTNLLFFGNFHKMPLEDYNWGMMQMMNNSDYLYGSMIKDIYYLGVVLGKKYRLLHKAYNVFMFGIVLSVVAFTIAAIWFPNRQ from the coding sequence ATGGAACCAGGAATCATCATTGCGGCGGCGAAGCAGTTCATCACCAAACAGTACGCTGAGCATCCGCACCCCACCCTTGTTTATCATAATCTCACCCACACCCAGCAGGTAGTCAAATCAGCGGCGCAGCTGGCCGCCCACTATCACCTGTCTGAGGAGGAAATGCTCACCGTGATGGTAGCTGCCTGGTTTCATGACATAGGCTACCTCTACGGGGAAGGCACCGGCCATGAGGCCCGCAGCGCGGAAATGGCCCATTCCTTCCTCACCGCGCAGGAAGTGCCCGAGCACATACAACTGGCCGTGGCCGGCTGCATCCTGGCCACCCAGATCCCCCAGCAGCCCAAGAACCTGCTGGAGCAGATAGTTTGCGATGCAGACCTTTCCCACCTGGGCTCCAAGGATTTTAAAGACCGCAACAAGCTGCTGCGCCATGAACTGGCCCTGGTTCAACACAAAGAATTTACCGGTGAAGAATGGACCGCCAACTCCATCAGCTTCCTGGAAAACCACACCTACCACACTGCTTACGCCAATGCCCTGCTGCGCCCCGGCAAAGAAGAGAACCTGGAAAAACTGCGGGAGAAGCTGGCAGGCAAACAGGCGAAACATGAGAAACGCCTGGTAGCACTGGACAACGATGTGCCGGCACTGAAGGCCGCCGTGGAAAAAGATGACAAGGGCGATAAAAAAGATAAGAAAAAAGACAAACCCGCCAAGCCAGACCGGGGCGTGGAAACCATGTTCCGCACCACCAGCACCAATCATATCCGCCTCAGCTCCATGGCAGACAGCAAAGCACATATCATGATCTCGGTAAATTCCATCATCATTTCCGTGCTGCTCTCTGTACTGTTCCGCAAGCTGGACGACTATCCCAGCTTTATCATTCCCGGCCTTATTTTCCTGGCCACCAGCGTTACCACCATCGTATTTTCCGTTCTGGCTACCCGCCCCAATGTAAGCGCGGGCAAGTTCAATAAAGATGATATTGAGCACCAGCGTACCAACCTGCTTTTCTTTGGCAACTTTCATAAGATGCCCCTGGAAGATTACAACTGGGGTATGATGCAGATGATGAACAACAGTGATTACCTGTATGGCAGCATGATCAAAGATATTTATTACCTGGGCGTAGTGCTGGGTAAAAAATACCGCCTGCTGCACAAGGCATACAACGTATTCATGTTTGGCATTGTGCTTTCCGTGGTTGCCTTTACCATTGCTGCCATCTGGTTTCCCAACCGTCAATAA
- the ppk1 gene encoding polyphosphate kinase 1 — MDASSATPLPYPLFSRDGSWLTFNERILELAGDANVPLYERIRFLSIYSSNLDEFFRVRIPALMAVHKVLNTAPVIDETLTPGTLSEVLQQVNVQQERYGQILTTQLLPALYRENIHLYYKEPIAAEHQAFIRNYFRTRVLSFLQPVWLQGKASEQVFLENNALYLAVSLSNADHELEFAIVNIPGASLPRFLELPTAGGMHHIVMLDDVIRENLAYLFPGHTITGCHSIKITRDAEIDLDELKGDILEQVESGVKKRALGVPTRFLYDATMPLFLQEMMAVFFDLQKEEMVPGGRYHNLKDLADLPMPVKNPAFTYNKLAPASVHRLDEETHILDSILQRDILLHTPYQQYDYILRFFNEAAVDPDVEEIYVTFYRIAAASQIANALISAARNGKQVVAFVELKARFDEANNINWAKQLKAAGVKLVYSIPGMKVHAKVGLVKRRRGWRTEYIGLLSTGNLNETTARFYADHILLTAHEGMTQEMELLFVYLQSRRQPAAYKFLDFKYLLVAQFNMTDRFTALIDREIAHAKAGRRAHITVKVNNLQEKNMIYKLYEASEAGVQVDLLARSICCLVPGQPASANIRVRRLVDRYLEHARVFIFYNNGQEEVYLGSADWMVRNLHRRIEVCFPVLHSAYQKQIKDIVALQVADNTNAVYLDDQLRNVPIRPAPGEMPINAQTAIYAYVEGLSR, encoded by the coding sequence ATGGACGCATCCTCCGCTACACCATTACCGTACCCGCTCTTCAGCCGTGACGGCAGCTGGCTCACTTTCAACGAACGTATACTGGAACTGGCGGGCGATGCCAATGTACCCTTGTATGAGCGCATCCGCTTCCTGTCTATCTATTCTTCTAACCTGGACGAGTTTTTCCGTGTGCGCATTCCTGCGCTCATGGCCGTACATAAGGTACTGAACACCGCACCCGTGATCGATGAAACGCTTACGCCGGGCACACTCAGCGAAGTATTGCAACAGGTAAACGTACAACAGGAGCGCTACGGCCAGATCCTCACCACCCAGTTGTTGCCGGCATTGTACAGGGAAAACATCCATTTGTACTACAAAGAGCCCATTGCCGCGGAGCATCAGGCTTTCATCCGCAACTACTTCCGCACCCGCGTGCTTTCTTTCCTGCAACCCGTGTGGCTGCAGGGCAAAGCATCCGAACAGGTGTTCCTGGAAAACAATGCACTGTACCTGGCCGTGTCTTTGTCCAATGCAGACCATGAACTGGAATTTGCCATCGTCAATATCCCGGGAGCATCCCTGCCCCGTTTCCTGGAACTGCCCACGGCTGGCGGCATGCACCATATTGTGATGCTGGACGATGTGATCCGTGAAAACCTGGCTTACCTCTTCCCCGGCCACACCATCACCGGCTGCCACAGCATCAAGATCACCCGCGATGCGGAAATAGATTTGGATGAGCTGAAAGGCGATATCCTGGAACAGGTGGAAAGCGGGGTAAAAAAGCGCGCACTGGGCGTGCCCACCCGTTTCCTCTATGATGCCACCATGCCCCTGTTCCTCCAGGAAATGATGGCCGTGTTCTTTGACCTGCAGAAAGAAGAAATGGTGCCGGGCGGGCGCTATCACAACCTGAAAGACCTTGCAGACCTGCCCATGCCGGTAAAGAACCCGGCATTCACCTACAATAAACTGGCGCCGGCCAGCGTGCACCGCCTGGATGAAGAGACGCATATCCTGGACAGCATCCTGCAGCGGGATATTTTGCTGCACACACCTTATCAGCAATACGATTACATCCTGCGCTTCTTCAACGAGGCCGCGGTAGACCCGGATGTGGAAGAGATCTACGTCACCTTTTACCGCATAGCCGCTGCTTCCCAGATTGCGAATGCGCTGATCAGCGCTGCGCGCAATGGCAAGCAGGTAGTGGCTTTTGTGGAGTTGAAGGCCCGGTTTGACGAGGCCAATAATATTAACTGGGCCAAGCAGCTGAAAGCCGCCGGCGTAAAGCTGGTGTACAGCATTCCCGGCATGAAAGTACATGCCAAGGTAGGCCTGGTAAAGCGCCGCCGGGGCTGGAGAACGGAATACATAGGCCTGCTCTCCACCGGCAACCTGAATGAAACCACCGCCCGCTTTTATGCAGACCATATCCTGCTTACCGCCCATGAAGGCATGACCCAGGAAATGGAACTGCTCTTCGTATACCTGCAAAGCCGCAGGCAACCCGCTGCTTATAAGTTCCTCGATTTTAAATACCTGCTGGTGGCCCAGTTCAATATGACAGACCGTTTTACGGCCCTCATAGACCGGGAAATAGCCCATGCCAAAGCGGGCCGCAGAGCCCATATTACCGTAAAGGTGAATAACCTGCAGGAAAAAAATATGATCTACAAACTGTACGAAGCCAGCGAGGCCGGTGTACAGGTAGATCTCCTGGCCCGCAGCATTTGCTGCCTGGTACCAGGGCAGCCTGCCAGCGCCAACATCCGTGTGCGCCGCCTGGTGGACCGTTACCTGGAGCATGCCCGCGTATTTATCTTTTACAACAACGGCCAGGAAGAAGTGTACCTGGGCTCTGCAGACTGGATGGTGCGCAACCTGCACCGCCGCATAGAAGTGTGCTTCCCGGTATTGCATTCCGCTTATCAAAAACAGATCAAGGACATTGTGGCCCTGCAGGTGGCAGACAATACCAACGCTGTGTACCTGGATGACCAGCTGCGCAATGTGCCCATCCGGCCCGCCCCCGGTGAAATGCCCATTAACGCGCAAACGGCCATTTACGCCTATGTAGAAGGGCTTTCCAGGTAA
- a CDS encoding thioredoxin family protein yields the protein MKTFLLICTSLLLGFGAAHAQSNAYDHIYDPNADAAADLKKACAEAAAAHKHVLVQVGGNWCIWCKRFYKLTTEDTALSREIDANYVVYHLNYSKEQKNLPILARYGYPERFGFPVILVLDAKGNRLHTQNTGLLEEANGYDPKKVMDMLKQWSPSALNPNNYINE from the coding sequence ATGAAGACGTTCCTTTTAATATGCACTTCCCTGCTGCTCGGTTTTGGAGCAGCCCATGCGCAATCCAACGCATATGACCACATTTACGATCCCAATGCCGATGCTGCAGCAGACCTGAAGAAGGCCTGCGCAGAAGCCGCCGCCGCGCATAAGCACGTGCTGGTGCAGGTGGGCGGTAACTGGTGTATCTGGTGCAAGCGCTTTTACAAACTCACCACGGAAGATACTGCCCTGAGCCGTGAAATAGATGCAAACTACGTGGTGTACCATCTCAACTACAGCAAGGAGCAAAAGAACCTGCCCATCCTGGCCCGGTACGGCTACCCTGAGCGTTTCGGCTTCCCGGTGATCCTGGTGCTGGATGCAAAAGGCAACCGCCTGCATACCCAGAATACCGGCCTGCTGGAAGAAGCAAACGGCTACGACCCGAAGAAGGTGATGGACATGCTGAAGCAATGGTCGCCCTCCGCGCTCAACCCGAATAACTATATCAATGAATAA
- a CDS encoding MBL fold metallo-hydrolase: MKIAFHGAARTVTGSKHLITLDNGKQILLDCGMFQGMGQDTDRLNEELGFDPRKVTYMVLSHAHIDHTGLIPRLPKLGYNGPIFCTAATRDLTDVLLQDSAEIQRDDAKYENKKRHQQDLPPIEPLYTVDDALRAVKQLTPVNYNTWTRIDPDVEVLFTDAGHIIGSACVHLRITEHGQTRQLTFSGDVGRYGDMILKSPEVFPQADFIVMESTYGSSLHEAAVPSDAELLRYIHETCIENKGKLIIPAFSVGRTQELLYALNMAQLNGKLPKVDFFVDSPLSLETTEVVRSHPECFNDTLQAVLRRDDNPFDFPGLTYIRTVDESKQLNFRTAPCVIIAASGMAEAGRVKHHIANNILNPQNMILLVGYCEPDSLGGRLMRGAKQVHIYGTLYEVNARVGSIRSMSAHGDYHDLGHWLKCQDAQKVKKLFLVHGEYEVQQIFREWLQKLGFGDVEIPAQHSEVTLP; encoded by the coding sequence ATGAAGATCGCATTTCACGGGGCAGCGCGCACCGTTACCGGTTCCAAACACCTGATCACGCTGGACAATGGCAAGCAGATCCTGCTGGACTGCGGCATGTTCCAGGGCATGGGCCAGGACACAGACCGCCTCAACGAGGAGCTGGGCTTTGATCCGCGGAAGGTCACCTACATGGTGCTCTCGCATGCCCACATTGACCACACCGGCCTCATTCCCCGGCTGCCCAAACTGGGCTACAACGGACCCATTTTTTGTACCGCCGCTACCCGGGACCTTACCGATGTACTGCTGCAGGATTCTGCAGAGATCCAGCGGGACGATGCCAAGTATGAGAACAAGAAGCGCCACCAGCAAGACCTGCCGCCCATAGAGCCGCTCTACACGGTGGACGATGCCCTGCGTGCCGTTAAACAACTGACACCGGTAAACTACAATACCTGGACCCGCATAGACCCGGATGTGGAAGTGCTCTTCACCGATGCAGGCCACATCATAGGCAGCGCCTGTGTGCACCTGCGCATCACAGAACACGGTCAAACCCGCCAGCTCACTTTCAGTGGTGATGTAGGCCGCTATGGAGACATGATCCTCAAATCGCCGGAGGTATTTCCACAGGCGGATTTCATCGTGATGGAAAGCACTTACGGCAGTAGCCTGCACGAGGCAGCCGTGCCTTCTGATGCGGAGCTGCTGCGCTACATCCACGAAACCTGTATTGAGAACAAAGGAAAGCTGATCATCCCTGCCTTCAGCGTGGGCCGCACCCAGGAGCTGCTGTATGCGCTGAACATGGCTCAACTCAATGGCAAGCTACCCAAGGTAGATTTCTTTGTAGACAGCCCACTTTCCCTGGAAACCACGGAAGTAGTGCGTAGCCACCCGGAATGCTTCAACGATACCCTGCAGGCCGTATTGCGCCGTGATGATAACCCGTTTGACTTTCCCGGCCTCACTTATATCCGCACCGTGGATGAGTCCAAGCAGCTCAACTTCCGCACCGCGCCCTGCGTGATCATTGCGGCCAGCGGCATGGCGGAAGCCGGCCGTGTAAAACACCACATTGCCAATAATATCCTGAACCCGCAGAACATGATCCTGCTGGTAGGCTACTGTGAGCCAGACTCCCTGGGCGGGCGGCTCATGCGCGGCGCCAAGCAGGTGCACATTTACGGTACCCTCTACGAAGTGAACGCCCGTGTAGGCTCCATCCGCTCTATGAGCGCCCATGGCGACTATCACGACCTGGGCCACTGGCTTAAATGCCAGGACGCGCAAAAAGTAAAAAAACTATTCCTCGTGCACGGCGAGTATGAAGTACAGCAGATCTTCCGGGAGTGGCTGCAGAAGCTGGGTTTCGGGGATGTGGAGATACCAGCGCAGCATAGTGAGGTAACGTTGCCTTAG